The following proteins are co-located in the Primulina tabacum isolate GXHZ01 chromosome 11, ASM2559414v2, whole genome shotgun sequence genome:
- the LOC142518331 gene encoding uncharacterized protein LOC142518331, producing the protein MAMEMMKPPANMDFKFDSASTSPYISAPSSPQRFGSFFYSAPASPRVYAAEEGGGDVSVPFDWEEKPGIRKSKEKHITTAASSNYGDAVQDLEEIDFAFNFSRNLERLSLSADELFHGGKIKPLKLPPRFHYEQNHKPTLDSPKSPKKTFRQAFSPRHRKKDSDLDPFAAALEETRKQDFQESYTRGRERSNNSSQSVHKATRSLSPFRVSDLLFDTACNQEPKENPSAISGFSSFWHKKWKIKDLLLFRSASESHATDKEQMRKYSILRKTDSIDVKNSSFRSTDSSSGSVSRRRRSGPPISAHELHYTVNRAVSEDMKKRTFLPYKQGLLGCLRFQPSLFSSDSKKF; encoded by the coding sequence ATGGCGATGGAGATGATGAAACCACCTGCAAACATGGACTTCAAATTCGACAGCGCCTCCACTTCACCTTACATAAGTGCTCCTTCCAGCCCTCAGCGTTTCGGCTCTTTCTTTTACAGCGCTCCCGCCAGCCCACGGGTCTACGCCGCCGAGGAGGGCGGCGGTGATGTTTCCGTGCCTTTTGACTGGGAAGAGAAGCCTGGGATTCGTAAGAGTAAAGAAAAGCATATCACTACTGCTGCTTCTTCAAACTACGGCGATGCTGTTCAAGATTTGGAGGAGATAGATTTTGCGTTTAATTTCAGTAGGAATCTGGAGAGGCTTTCTCTGTCGGCGGATGAGCTTTTTCATGGAGGCAAGATTAAGCCGTTGAAGCTACCTCCAAGATTTCATTACGAACAGAATCACAAGCCCACCCTGGATTCACCGAAATCGCCCAAGAAAACGTTCAGACAAGCATTCTCTCCACGCCACAGGAAGAAAGATTCGGACCTGGACCCGTTTGCAGCAGCTCTGGAAGAGACACGGAAGCAAGACTTCCAAGAAAGTTACACAAGAGGAAGGGAAAGATCCAACAATTCGTCACAATCCGTCCATAAAGCCACACGATCCTTGTCTCCTTTCAGAGTTTCTGATCTGTTGTTCGATACCGCATGCAATCAGGAACCAAAAGAAAATCCCTCTGCAATATCAGGTTTTTCTTCATTCTGGCACAAGAAATGGAAGATCAAAGACCTGTTACTGTTCAGAAGCGCATCAGAAAGCCACGCAACTGATAAAGAACAGATGAGGAAGTATTCTATATTGAGGAAAACGGATTCAATCGACGTTAAGAACTCGAGTTTCAGGTCTACAGATAGCAGCAGCGGATCAGTTTCCCGCAGAAGAAGATCAGGCCCTCCAATCTCAGCTCACGAATTGCATTACACAGTAAATAGAGCAGTTTCAGAGGATATGAAGAAGAGAACTTTCTTGCCTTACAAACAAGGATTATTGGGTTGTTTAAGATTTCAACCATCTCTATTCTCATCCGATTccaagaaattttaa
- the LOC142519838 gene encoding uncharacterized protein LOC142519838, which translates to MAIATILATTLQGLVNPNANQPPPPPPPHGVKFHYESLRKNRCPTFSGAADPEVSQSWLKSVETQLRLLEVPDALKVDVIVPFLEDKAAKWWEAVSPAMTAAGPVTWRIFRETFLKQYYPAEVRFQKLSEFENFSQAPDMSVVEYTSQFNALGSYAPAIMADEVLKLHRFKKGLNSRIQSALAVYQPASFLDLMGKNQCSRGPISQVDLPKEIPRQNHQGLKPCPTCGFKHSGECRRASGVCFGFEKSGHRIAECPTVANRPAGPNRGTGPNAGAGPSKSKEDKPNARVFAMTQEEADNANEVVSGTILIQQVPAYTLFDCGATHSFMSKRFAKKLGYKPEKLNEPFRIATPTSKAIETHEIHRDCKISISCQTFSADLIQLIMVDFDIILGMDWLARNNAMVDCKGKRVKLRTPDQEEVVYHGKSKERKSLLSATQAWRAMKSRRRHLPSNGQ; encoded by the exons ATGGCCATAGCCACAATCTTGGCGACAACACTGCAAGGGTTAGTGAACCCAAATGCCAAtcaaccaccaccacctccaccaccgcacGGAGTAAAGTTCCATTATGAATCCCTCCGCAAGAACAGGTGTCCAACCTTCAGTGGAGCTGCTGACCCTGAAGTTAGCCAGAGTTGGCTGAAAAGCGTGGAAACTCAGTTGAGACTATTGGAAGTCCCGGATGCACTAAAAGTGGACGTGATAGTGCCCTTCCTGGAAGACAAGGCAGCTAAATGGTGGGAAGCAGTCTCGCCAGCCATGACCGCTGCTGGACCAGTCACATGGCGAATCTTCCGGGAAACATTTCTGAAACAGTACTACCCGGCAGAAGTCAGATTTCAGAAGTTAAGTGAGTTTGAGAATTTCAGTCAAGCTCCAGATATGTCAGTGGTGGAGTACACCTCTCAGTTCAATGCCCTTGGATCTTATGCTCCAGCAATTATGGCGGATGAAGTTCTGAAATTGCATCGTTTTAAGAAGGGGTTGAATAGCAGGATCCAATCAGCTCTAGCAGTCTACCAACCTGCCAGCTTTTTAGACCTGATGG GGAAAAACCAGTGTTCAAGAGGCCCAATCAGTCAGGTGGACCTCCCTAAGGAAATTCCCCGCCAAAACCATCAAGGACTCAAGCCATGCCCAACTTGCGGCTTCAAGCACTCCGGGGAATGCCGAAGGGCCAGCGGTGTATGCTTTGGATTTGAAAAATCGGGGCACAGAATTGCAGAGTGTCCTACCGTCGCCAACCGACCAGCAGGGCCGAACAGAGGAACTGGGCCAAATGCAGGAGCAGGCCCTAGTAAATCAAAGGAGGACAAACCCAATGCCAGGGTCTTTGCCATGACTCAGGAGGAGGCAGACAACGCCAATGAAGTCGTGTCAGGTACCATACTTATTCAGCAAGTGCCTGCTTATACATTATTTGACTGTGGTGCTACCCATTCCtttatgtctaagagatttgctaAGAAGTTAGGCTATAAGCCCGAAAAATTAAATGAGCCCTTTCGTATAGCCACACCTACAAGTAAGGCCATTGAAACTCACGAAATTCACAGAGATTGTAAAATCAGTATTAGTTGTCAGACTTTTAGTGCCGACTTGATACAGTTGATCATGGTCGACTTCGACATCATcttagggatggattggttagccagaAACAATGCGATGGTAGATTGTAAGGGAAAGAGAGTCAAACTCCGAACCCCAGATCAGGAAGAAGTCGTGTATCATGGCAAGTCCAAGGAACGGAAGTCACTGCTTTCCGCAACTCAAGCTTGGAGAGCCATGAAATCCAGGAGAAGACATCTACCTAGCAATGGTCAGTGA